The following proteins are encoded in a genomic region of Leucoraja erinacea ecotype New England chromosome 23, Leri_hhj_1, whole genome shotgun sequence:
- the LOC129708208 gene encoding alpha-N-acetylgalactosaminide alpha-2,6-sialyltransferase 2-like yields the protein MRKLIVILKFVVMGASLFFLFVIYNQISSRLTPTPVDSKLREVWLRNGTDKRLNVFEKLDEPGVEVNFWQSSKNKETGDRGNSMKNISGPHATSKPTNRITTLSYLGDWYPTDIPHLQTQCPETARSRLVKVEEYADIFVGNVPVLQWSKHVTEKAYQRLKNYNGAHGWGVISYEDLKDTLSYLNTTANVVLFDDWERRSNKTSVCVRCAVVGNGGILNGSRKGKEIDGHDYVFRVNGAIIKGFEQDVGSRTSFYTFSTNTMKNSLYSYRRVGYTALPHSAETRYIFLPDHNRDYYLAKAAITNTAITKGKDKSQSPPTYFGTNGKAEKFKMYHPDFIRYVRNRFLKGKILSSRHRDIYRPSTGATMLLAAIHSCDEVTAYGFMTEDYANYSDHYFDRTYHKVVFYSNHDMKMEMRLWKKLNDYKVINLYTRKNNGDKMKR from the exons TAAGCTGCGGGAGGTGTGGTTACGTAATGGTACAGACAAGAGGCTGAACGTTTTTGAGAAGTTGGATGAACCCGGCGTTGAGGTGAACTTTTGGCAGAGCTCTAAAAACAAGGAAACGGGGGATAGAGGGAATTCAATGAAGAATATCTCCGGCCCGCATGCCACGTCAAAACCTACAAATCGGATAACCACGCTTTCGTACCTCGGGGATTGGTATCCAACCGATATCCCCCACCTTCAAACA CAATGCCCCGAGACAGCGAGAAGTCGACTGGTGAAAGTGGAAGAGTATGCAGATATTTTTGTGGGAAACGTACCCGTTCTGCAGTGGAGTAAGCACGTGACTGAAAAGGCCTACCAGAGGCTGAAGAATTATAACGGTGCTCACGGCTGGGGTGTGATCAGTTATGAAG ACCTAAAGGACACGCTGAGCTACCTCAACACGACCGCAAACGTTGTCCTGTTTGATGACTGGGAGCGAAGGTCAAACAAGACTTCAGTCTGCGTGCGCTGTGCAGTGGTGGGCAATGGTGGCATTCTCAACGGCTCTCGGAAGGGCAAGGAGATTGATGGCCACGACTATGTATTCAG AGTGAATGGAGCCATTATTAAAGGATTCGAGCAAGATGTGGGAAGTAGAACTTCGTTTTATACATTTTCCACAAACACGATGAAGAATTCTCTGTACTCGTACCGCCGTGTGGGGTACACGGCCCTGCCACATTCTGCG gaGACAAGGTACATTTTTCTCCCAGATCACAATCGAGATTATTACCTGGCGAAAGCTGCAATAACAAACACAGCCATAACGAAGGGCAAAGACAAATCGCAAAG TCCACCTACTTACTTTGGAACGAATGGAAAGGCGGAAAAATTCAAGATGTATCATCCGGACTTCATCCGATACGTACGGAACAG GTTTTTGAAGGGAAAGATTTTGAGCTCGCGACACCGTGACATTTACCGCCCAAGTACCGGTGCAACCATGCTGTTGGCTGCGATCCATTCATGCGACGAG GTCACGGCCTATGGCTTCATGACGGAAGATTATGCAAACTATTCCGACCATTATTTTGACCGGACATACCACAAGGTGGTGTTCTACTCGAACCACGACATGAAAATGGAAATGCGATTGTGGAAAAAACTCAATGACTATAAAGTAATTAATCTCTACACCAGAAAAAATAATGGGGACAAAATGAAGAGATGA